From a single Triplophysa rosa linkage group LG17, Trosa_1v2, whole genome shotgun sequence genomic region:
- the rad9b gene encoding cell cycle checkpoint control protein RAD9B, whose product MKFVIEGNGVKVFGKAVHALSRIGDEMWLDPLEKGLAVRSVNSSQSAYGCFVFTPLFFQQYILQSDVQQCWKAAKCKLNMKCVLPLFRCVAWRERGVDKCEISINIPNNRVMFRFHCRHGITKTYNLGYQECEALQAVFPSHLCPNVLTAQPKLLSDIVVHFPVSQEEVTLSVSSAKMSLKTFCDEGTRIKGMNTELSLHPDEFDYFQVGVDSAVTFCLKELRGFLNFAESHGLPVSWQFGVAGQPVAFSVEDMMLEANVVLSTLMDQNQEGSLSAPGGDGVENTTTAVADFSFGPAEAEDADIVGIADGERVASSQNSEVFSPALHVSKMIQFNRAEETQPRSSSTTPVTPASSQCFKIRSLLFGAVFSDGGGSITGDLPTLVCASDTEEDGGVDDGLG is encoded by the exons aTGAAGTTTGTAATCGAAGGCAACGGCGTTAAAG TGTTTGGAAAAGCAGTTCACGCCCTGTCGAGAATTGGCGATGAAATGTGGCTGGATCCTCTGGAGAAAGGG CTTGCTGTCAGATCAGTCAACTCATCTCAATCAGCTTACGGCTGTTTTGTCTTCACACCTCTGTTCTTCCAGCAGTATATTCTTCAGTCAGACGTCCAGCAGTGCTGGAAAGCTGCTAAATGCAAACTAAACATGAAG tGTGTGCTTCCTCTTTTCCGCTGTGTCGCTTGGAGAGAACGCGGTGTGGACAAGTGCGAGATATCCATCAATATCCCAAACAACAGGGTGATGTTTCGGTTTCACTGCAGACATG GGATAACCAAGACCTATAATCTGGGGTATCAGGAATGTGAAGCTTTGCAGGCCGTGTTCCCATCTCACCTCTGTCCAAACGTCCTGACAGCCCAGCCCAA ACTCTTAAGTGACATTGTGGTGCATTTCCCTGTCTCACAAGAGGAGGTCACTCTCTCTGTTTCCTCTGCTAAGATGTCTTTGAAGACCTTCTGTGATGAAGGAA CCCGTATTAAAGGCATGAACACGGAGCTGTCGCTGCACCCAGATGAGTTTGATTACTTTCAGGTTGGAGTGGATTCAGCAGTAACCTTCTGCCTCAAAGaactgagg GGGTTTTTGAACTTTGCAGAGTCACATGGTCTACCAGTGTCTTGGCAGTTTGGTGTTGCTGGACA GCCTGTTGCTTTTAGTGTAGAAGACATGATGCTGGAGGCCAATGTCGTGTTGTCCACCTTAATGGATCAAAACCAAGAAGGTTCTTTGTCCGCACCAGG GGGTGATGGAGTTGAGAACACCACGACTGCTGTAGCAGATTTCTCCTTCGGGCCTGCGGAGGCAGAGGATGCTGATATTGTGGGTATCGCTGATGGGGAACGGGTAGCGTCCAGTCAGAACAGTGAGGTCTTCAGCCCAGCGCTCCACGTGAGCAAAATGATTCAGTTTAATCGAGCTGAAGAGACCCAGCCAAGATCAAGCTCTACTACACCGGTGACACCAGCCTCCAGCCAGTGTTTTAAG ATCCGCTCTCTGCTCTTTGGGGCTGTGTTTAGTGACGGAGGGGGCAGCATCACTGGAGATTTGCCCACCCTGGTGTGTGCCAGTGATACAGAAGAGGATGGAGGGGTAGATGACGGACTCGGGTAA
- the srrd gene encoding SRR1-like protein, with protein sequence MACNDDWQVAGRRKGASRRIKHLKTDSRQLSECQVFKQRTINAMNELRGEDFWLQWRDVLSEHLLSSASVSSKKNEDVSLKHCVCYGLGNFASCISARYQLAMLLLLLETLHIPEGSCCVYDPVFSALECNALRELGFDVLTENEEGKRAVCQPTLFYLMHCGKALYNNLLWKNWSPQTLPKIVIIGNSFHGIQERMLQREFERDYSFLSNVIRVCEETSLFCSHRFLDVFNDTALIQFPPENLNRLADCTWTETSEPLYQHCKDLEIILREKHC encoded by the exons ATGGCTTGTAATGATGACTGGCAGGTAGCAGGACGTCGTAAAGGCGCTTCCCGAAGAATAAAACACCTCAAAACGGACTCTCGTCAGCTCTCTGAGTGTCAGGTGTTTAAACAAAGGACAATAAACGCAAT GAACGAGCTGAGAGGAGAAGACTTCTGGCTGCAATGGAGAG ATGTCCTATCTGAGCATCTTCTTTCCAGTGCTTCAGTGTCCTCAAAGAAGAATGAAGATGTCTCTCTTAAGCACTGTGTGTGTTACGGTTTGGGCAATTTTGCCTCCTGCATATCTGCCAGATACCAGCTTGCAATGTTGTTACTGCTTTTGGAGACACTCCAT ATTCCAGAGGGAAGTTGTTGTGTCTATGACCCTGTGTTTTCTGCGTTGGAGTGCAATGCTCTCAGAGAGCTCGGCTTCGATGTGTTAACTGAAAATGAG GAGGGGAAGCGAGCGGTGTGTCAACCTACCCTGTTCTACCTGATGCATTGTGGGAAAGCTCTGTACAACAACCTGCTGTGGAAAAACTGGTCGCCTCAGACTTTGCCAAAGATTGTTATTATAGGCAACAGTTTTCATGGCATTCAAGAAAG GATGTTACAGAGAGAATTTGAAAGAGATTACAGCTTCTTATCAAAT GTGATCCGTGTATGTGAGGAGACGTCTCTGTTCTGCTCACACCGCTTTCTGGATGTGTTTAATGACACGGCGCTCATTCAGTTCCCTCCTGAGAATCTGAACAGACTTGCAGACTGTACGTGGACTGAGACTTCAGAGCCGCTGTACCAACACTGCAAGGATCTCGAGATCATCCTGAGAGAGAAACACTGCTGA
- the pptc7a gene encoding protein phosphatase PTC7 homolog — MLSVLSYGRLVARAVIGGLSQTDSRDYSLVSASFGFGKDFRKGILKKGMCYGDDACFIARHRSADVLGVADGVGGWRDYGVDPSQFSGTLMRTCERLVREGRFVPSNPVGILTTSYYELLQNKVPLLGSSTACIVVLDRQSHQLHTANLGDSGFLVVRGGEVVHRSDEQQHYFNTPFQLSIAPPEAEGSVLSDSPDAADSSSFDVQLGDIILTATDGLFDNMPDYMILQELKKLKNANYESIQQTAKSIAEQAHVLAYDPNYMSPFAQFACDNGLNVRGGKPDDITVLLSIVAEYTD; from the exons ATGTTGTCCGTTCTGTCGTACGGTAGACTGGTGGCCCGGGCGGTCATCGGCGGACTCTCTCAAACCGACAGCCGCGATTATAGCCTGGTGTCCGCCAGCTTCGGCTTCGGAAAGGATTTTCGGAAGGGGATTTTGAAGAAAGGCATGTGTTATGGAGACGACGCGTGTTTTATCGCGCGACACAGGTCTGCCGATGTGTTAG GTGTGGCTGATGGAGTGGGGGGCTGGCGTGATTACGGGGTGGACCCCTCTCAGTTCTCTGGGACCCTCATGAGGACATGTGAACGATTGGTTAGAGAAGGACGATTTGTGCCGAGCAACCCGGTGGGAATCCTCACCACCAGCTACTATGAGTTACTTCAGAACAAAGTACCGCTGTTAG GAAGCAGTACGGCGTGTATCGTAGTGCTGGACAGACAGAGTCATCAACTGCACACAGCCAATCTGGGCGACTCTGGTTTTCTGGTGGTCAGAGGAGGAGAAGTGGTCCACCGGTCCGATGAGCAGCAGCATTACTTCAACACACCGTTCCAGCTGTCCATCGCCCCGCCGGAGGCAGAGGGCTCTGTCCTTAGTGACAG CCCTGACGCCGCTGATAGCTCTTCGTTTGACGTCCAGTTGGGAGACATCATCCTCACAGCTACAGACGGCCTTTTTGACAACATGCCAGACTACATGATCTTACAAGAACTCAAAAAGCTCAAG AATGCCAACTACGAAAGCATCCAGCAAACTGCCAAGAGTATTGCTGAACAGGCCCATGTTCTGGCATATGACCCCAATTACATGTCTCCTTTTGCACAGTTTGCCTGCGATAACGGACTGAATGTCAGGG GAGGAAAGCCAGATGACATCACCGTTCTGCTGTCAATTGTGGCGGAGTACACAGACTGA
- the myl2b gene encoding myosin, light chain 2b, regulatory, cardiac, slow isoform X1 produces MAPKKAKKRAEGANSNVFSMFEQTQIQEFKEAFTIMDQNRDGFIDKNDLRDTFAALGRLNVKQEEIDEMLKEAPGPINFTVFLTMFGEKLKGADAEETILNAFKVFDGEGKGTLKTDFLTKMLTTQADRFTPEEMEQMFSAFPPDAAGNLDYKNLVHIITHGEEKDQE; encoded by the exons ATG GCACCCAAAAAAGCAAAGAAGAGGGCAGAAGGAGCCAATTCAAATGTCTTCTCCATGTTTGAGCAGACACAAATCCAGGAGTTCAAAGAG GCTTTCACAATCATGGACCAGAACAGAGATGGCTTTATCGACAAGAATGACCTGAGGGACACGTTCGCAGCTTTAG GCCGTCTGAACGTCAAACAGGAGGAGATCGATGAGATGCTGAAGGAGGCTCCAGGGCCCATTAATTTCACCGTCTTCCTCACCATGTTTGGAGAGAAGCTGAAAG GGGCAGATGCAGAAGAGACAATCCTGAATGCTTTCAAAGTGTTCGACGGTGAGGGAAAGGGGACACTGAAAACGGATTT TTTGACAAAGATGTTGACGACACAAGCAGACCGATTCACTCCGGAAGAG ATGGAGCAAATGTTTAGCGCGTTCCCTCCAGACGCAGCAGGTAATCTGGATTATAAGAATCTGGTCCACATTATCACACACGGAGAAGAAAAAGACCAGGAGTGA
- the myl2b gene encoding myosin, light chain 2b, regulatory, cardiac, slow isoform X2: MAPKKAKKRAEGANSNVFSMFEQTQIQEFKEAFTIMDQNRDGFIDKNDLRDTFAALGRLNVKQEEIDEMLKEAPGPINFTVFLTMFGEKLKGADAEETILNAFKVFDGEGKGTLKTDFLTKMLTTQADRFTPEEV; encoded by the exons ATG GCACCCAAAAAAGCAAAGAAGAGGGCAGAAGGAGCCAATTCAAATGTCTTCTCCATGTTTGAGCAGACACAAATCCAGGAGTTCAAAGAG GCTTTCACAATCATGGACCAGAACAGAGATGGCTTTATCGACAAGAATGACCTGAGGGACACGTTCGCAGCTTTAG GCCGTCTGAACGTCAAACAGGAGGAGATCGATGAGATGCTGAAGGAGGCTCCAGGGCCCATTAATTTCACCGTCTTCCTCACCATGTTTGGAGAGAAGCTGAAAG GGGCAGATGCAGAAGAGACAATCCTGAATGCTTTCAAAGTGTTCGACGGTGAGGGAAAGGGGACACTGAAAACGGATTT TTTGACAAAGATGTTGACGACACAAGCAGACCGATTCACTCCGGAAGAGGTTTGA